A window from Magnetococcales bacterium encodes these proteins:
- a CDS encoding XRE family transcriptional regulator, translating into MSRKPEGRKVRGWMVERGITNAAVAKKCGVTPETVSQTIHGARHNYRVLRELQIMGCPDAIQDLPDWMRIES; encoded by the coding sequence CCGGAAGGAAGAAAAGTCCGTGGATGGATGGTTGAGCGGGGCATCACAAATGCCGCAGTAGCCAAGAAGTGCGGCGTCACCCCTGAAACCGTCAGTCAGACCATCCATGGGGCGAGGCACAATTACAGGGTGCTGCGGGAACTCCAGATCATGGGCTGCCCTGATGCGATCCAGGATCTGCCCGATTGGATGAGGATCGAATCGTGA